CCAGGCGGCGGCCGCCACCACGCCCGACACCACGGCCACCGACGGCCAGGCGCCGATCTTCTTGGCCAGCGGATGCGAGGCGCCCATCGCGCCGATGGCGAGCCCGGTCAGCGCGGCCGCGCCGCCGGTGCCGACGGTCTTGCGCCAGCGCGGGAACGCCGCCGCGGTGCCGGCCGCGAACACCGCGCCGCCGAGCTGACGCTTCTTGGTGGCCTGGGCGAGGGCGAAACCGCCGGTGAGTCCACCGGCCGCGAGCAGCGACGTCGGTACCGCGGGAATCGAAGCCATTCTGACTACCTCCAACACACGAGCGAATGCACGAACCCCTCGACGGTAACCGGAGTCGATCCCACCGCTTCCCCGGGACCCCGGTCCTCACCCTCGGCCCGGCTCGGCCACCAGCGATCGGTTCAGCTGTTCCTCGGTGATCGGCGGAACCGGCAGCGGGTGAGCCGCTTCCGCGCGCAGTCCGTCCAGCAGCAAGGCGAGATTGCGCCGCCACGCATCCGGCGCGATGCCGGCGGTCTGCTCGACCACCCGCGTATGCGACCACGTGATGAACGCGATGTCCTCGAGCGCCCAGTCCGCCCGCAATACCCCGGCGTCCTGTGCGCGCGTGATGATTTCGCGCATGACGGCATGTCCTCGATCACGTTGGGCCGCGATCTCCGGGCTCGGCGCGGCGCGCAGCGCGAGCTCGTTCAGCAGCCGATCGGAAGCCTGTAGCGCACAGATCTTTTCGACGAGATGGACGAAGGATTCCCACGGATCATCAAGCGCCAGCGCCTCTTCCGCGATCGCCCCGCCCGCCTGGATGCGGTCCGCCACCGCGGCCGCGATCAGATCGTCCCGGGTCGGGAACCGGTTGTAGAGCGTGCCGATGGCCACTCCCGCCCGCGCGGCGATCTCCTTGAGCGGCGCGTCGAGCCCGCGTTCGGCGAACACCTGGCGCGCCGCGGTCACCAGCGCATCGCGATTGCGACGGGCGTCGAGGCGGAGGGGTTTCTGCACGGACATGCGCCGATCCTACAAACCAGGGTTTAAGTTGAGCATAGGTTCAACTTCATGCTAGCGTCGGCTCATAACTTGAACCCGTGCTCAACTTAGTGAGGCAGCCTCATGAGCAAGACCATCGCCATCTTCGGATTCGGCCCCGGACTGGGCATGGGCGTGGCCCGGCGCTTCGGCCGCGAGGGCTTTCGCATCGCGGTCATCGGACGCCACCCCGACAAGGCCGCCCAGCATGTCGCGGACCTGAAAGCCGAGGGCCTCGAGGCCGTCTCCTTCCAAGCCGACGTCACCGACCCGGTGCAGATCACCGACACGGTCGCCGCCATCGAGGCCACCCTCGGCCCGATCGACGTGGCCCTGCACGGCGCGGCCGCCGACATGTCCGTCCGCGCCCCCTCCACCCTGGCCGTGGACCTGCCGGATCTACGCCTGCCCATGGCATTGAAACTGCACTCCCCCATCCTCATGACCCGTGCCCTGCTGCCCGGCATGCTCGCGCGCGGCGCGGGCGCGCTGCTGTTCTCCTCGGGTTCGACGCCGCGGCTGGTGCATCCGTACCTGGCCAATGTCGGTGTCGCCCTGGCTGCTCAGCGCGCCTATGTGCTGCAGTTGGCCGCGGAGACACACGACACCGGTGTCCGCATCGCCTTGCTGAACATCGGTGTGCTGATCGGTGGCAGCCAGGCCGAGCGGGTGATCGACGAGCACCCCGAGCTGGTCCCGGCGGGGGTGAGCATGAGCATCCCTCGCATGACCAATACTGAACTGGGCGAACACTATTGGGACCTGTACACGCGCCGCGACACCGTGGAGCAGGATGTCGGGTTCGCCGCCTGAATTCGATTCCGGTCCCGGCTGATTCGTGGGATGTGTTGCGGGCGGCGCGAGTCATACGATAAGAACCTGACGAAACACGGTCCGGGGGGCTCCGGGCTCGTCCGTTCACAGGGTTCCGCTCAGCCGTAAAGGAATAACTCGACCATGTCCGGTCCGGTCGTCTTCACCAGCTACTACCACGACGAATCCAATGACGATGGATTCCAGTGGGAGTTCCGTTGCGATCGCTGCAGCACCTCCTACAAGTCCCCGTTCGAACAGAACTATTTCTCGC
This sequence is a window from Nocardia yunnanensis. Protein-coding genes within it:
- a CDS encoding SDR family NAD(P)-dependent oxidoreductase → MSKTIAIFGFGPGLGMGVARRFGREGFRIAVIGRHPDKAAQHVADLKAEGLEAVSFQADVTDPVQITDTVAAIEATLGPIDVALHGAAADMSVRAPSTLAVDLPDLRLPMALKLHSPILMTRALLPGMLARGAGALLFSSGSTPRLVHPYLANVGVALAAQRAYVLQLAAETHDTGVRIALLNIGVLIGGSQAERVIDEHPELVPAGVSMSIPRMTNTELGEHYWDLYTRRDTVEQDVGFAA
- a CDS encoding TetR/AcrR family transcriptional regulator, yielding MSVQKPLRLDARRNRDALVTAARQVFAERGLDAPLKEIAARAGVAIGTLYNRFPTRDDLIAAAVADRIQAGGAIAEEALALDDPWESFVHLVEKICALQASDRLLNELALRAAPSPEIAAQRDRGHAVMREIITRAQDAGVLRADWALEDIAFITWSHTRVVEQTAGIAPDAWRRNLALLLDGLRAEAAHPLPVPPITEEQLNRSLVAEPGRG